The genomic window ACGTTCACCGTGCTGGCCACCGCGGCCGAGCTGGGGGTGCGCCGGGCCGTGACCGCGAGCAGCATCAACGCCTCCGGCGTCCCGCAGAACGCCCACCGCCCGATGCCGGCCTACTTCCCCCTCGACGAGGACCTGCCCGACGACATCGAGGACGCCTACTCGCTGTCCAAGGCCGTCGACGAGCGCACCGCGCGCATGGTGCACCGGCGCTGGGGGACCGACGTCGTCGCGCTGCGCTTCCCGCACGTCGCCGGCACCGGGGCGCTGCGGCGGGTCGCGGCCGCGGCCCGTTCCGACCCCGGGGCCACCGTGCGCGAGGGGTGGTCATGGTTGCACGTGCAGGACGCCGCGGCCGCCGTCCTGGCCGCGCTCACCCACGCCCCCGGCGGCGCCCACGTCGTCGGCCTGGCCGCCGAGGAGACCCTGCTGGACGTCCCCACCGCCGAGGCCCTGGCCCGCTGGGCCCCCGGTGTGCCGCAACGGGTCGCGCCGTACGGGCGGTCCGGCCTGGTCGACACCTCACGGGCCCGGGCGCTCCTGGGGTTCCGCCCCACCCACTCCCCGCCGTCCCTGCTGGACGCCCCCGGCGCCCGGCCCGAGCCGATCCCCGACAGGAGTGACCGTGCCGCCCACCCCGTCGTCCGCTGACCCCGTCCCCGCCGAGGCGCTCGCGGGCACCTTCGCCGCGCCCTGGCCCGGCCACGACGGTTTGCGCATCACCGGTGTGCGCACGGTGGCGACCGCCCCGGAGGGCATCCCGCTGGTCGTGGTCGTCGTCGAGACCAGCGACCCGGGGCTCGTCGGCTACGGCTGCGCCACGTTCACCCAGCGCTGGCGCGCGGTCACCGCCTACGTCGAGCACCTGACCCCGCTGCTGCTGGGCCGCCACCCCGGCGACATCGGCGACCTGGTCCGGCTGGCCCGCAACACCGGCTACTGGCGCGAGGGCCCGGTCGGCAACAACGCCGTGTCCGGTGTCGACATGGCCCTGTGGGACCTGGCGGGCAAGCGCGCGGGACTGCCCGTGCACCAGCTCGTCGGCGGCCGTGTGCGCGCCGCGGCCGACACCTACCTGCACGCCGCCGGACCGGACGTGCCCGCGGCGCTGGCCGAGGCCGAGCGGCTGCTGGCCGCCGGGTACCGCAACGTGCGGCTGCAGGTGGGTCAGGACGGCGTCGGCGCCTACGGAGCCCCGGGCCGGCCGGGGGGCCACCCGCGGGCGCCCTACCCCGA from Kineococcus rhizosphaerae includes these protein-coding regions:
- a CDS encoding NAD-dependent epimerase/dehydratase family protein, whose amino-acid sequence is MRGERAVPSRVLVTGAGGLIGSAVVSTLAAAGAAVTALDRRPFEHPGAARTLVGDAGDPEAVREVLAGPAGVVDAVVHLAAVPHPSLGTPLEVFRTNVVATFTVLATAAELGVRRAVTASSINASGVPQNAHRPMPAYFPLDEDLPDDIEDAYSLSKAVDERTARMVHRRWGTDVVALRFPHVAGTGALRRVAAAARSDPGATVREGWSWLHVQDAAAAVLAALTHAPGGAHVVGLAAEETLLDVPTAEALARWAPGVPQRVAPYGRSGLVDTSRARALLGFRPTHSPPSLLDAPGARPEPIPDRSDRAAHPVVR